The Neodiprion fabricii isolate iyNeoFabr1 chromosome 4, iyNeoFabr1.1, whole genome shotgun sequence genome window below encodes:
- the LOC124179530 gene encoding constitutive coactivator of PPAR-gamma-like protein 1 homolog isoform X2 translates to MGIQDLQAFLDSNAIQGGSVPVDLLRIARNVAQRQRNRSGKGQQQSPSSKLRLVLDGECCLDRLYGGYFSDWACGGQWNRMVQFLAVLTQATEMSGVELAVFFNGSLESPRRLDWIQQQLKVRIKVNNVLKHITTKGTPPPKIWWTPPVCLRTSLRMALRHLNVAVLCSMDDHHQEVIAYCRENYFNGLIADDAEYAAFDPPRYFSSEQLKLTYKGSLETKEYIISEFTKSLNLPSERLCILTALLGNYLLTEQDLADFYKKLNLNTNPNKVTAEQLVRTVANFVKDLHSVELDVVAQNVFGSLSDPRCVKLRQSVQYYINGTKEGFLHYKPVKPAKARKSESKQNIPVQKNIAEVPSTTSEDDANLETSRFASETLESERDSLQAYKQATANAQAAPQIVIEPPGIQGHGDADNNRTDEEQNNGHAINGTHNLLISSSSSSSSSTATSPSHITIDSTKQSESTTSIPSTVPEVMRTASERHQKGLMSPHIYQILIAGELKLPVLLEDESHKEFPSIHLIYRPVRQMVYAILFNVHHRIYLATKNKEKGDAAGKNRRPDKKNNEKVDVPDVVIKEWVWSKTNCYQTPELVKAEQIGWGVPTIQRLWFGTGIDDKRRRLRGFLTCLKSDTPLMLNPSYVPQHLLVMACVLRYVMCFNDKVKILRRQELDAFIAQAFSPELMNAQYLQDLQLPLVTSRGVQLATLFMAGVETALLANDACGAPIPWLMCCPWLFFDGKLFHHTLARATIAKNLLELCGGDIARVVKVERMRKAVLEGINVVFARPPLPVTPGIRVSVPQNILPAGCTISEGLVRGRGTGNIAQRGLMRRPVPSRGGQLEVAGVVVGQWGPNYGSMPPGRLPQPIQGHTRGRLPPQVTSIGGLKYGLPRGFNPMGRPTFPTRGNNRNQIGGRGKKTQMKATNKKRNNNRKNKENEKKDSRGRGITVEGVTGEYVGSVLPVNGTKETTSVPGQFDDAPENGKPVEKGQGDAPLVTVIPVEN, encoded by the exons ATGGGTATACAAGATTTACAAGCATTTTTGGACAGCAATGCCATTCAAGGTGGCTCGGTACCTGTAGACTTACTGAGAATCGCTCGTAATGTCGCTCAGAGACAACGCAATCGTTCTGGAAAGGGACAACAACAGTCACCATCGTCCAAACTCAGATTAGTTCTTGATGGAGAATGTTGTCTGGACAGATTGTACGGCGGCTATTTCTCAG ACTGGGCTTGCGGTGGTCAATGGAACCGGATGGTACAATTCCTAGCAGTGTTGACACAAGCTACAGAAATGTCTGGAGTAGAGTTGGCTGTGTTTTTCAATGGATCCTTGGAGTCTCCTCGACGCCTTGATTGGATTCAGCAGCAATTGAAAGTTCGAATAAAAGTTAACAAT GTTTTGAAACACATCACGACCAAAGGAACGCCTCCTCCAAAAATTTGGTGGACACCACCAGTCTGTCTACGGACCAGCCTTCGCATGGCACTCCGGCACTTGAATGTTGCAGTG TTGTGCAGCATGGATGATCATCACCAAGAAGTTATCGCCTATTgccgtgaaaattatttcaacggATTGATAGCCGATGATGCCGAATATGCCGCATTTGATCCACCGAGGTATTTTTCGTCGGAACAATTGAAATTAACCTACAAG GGTTCCTTGGAAACAAAAGAATACATCATCTCTGAATTCACAAAGTCGCTCAATCTGCCATCAGAGAGACTTTGCATCTTGACTGCATTGCTCGGCAATTATTTACTTACGGAACAAGATTTAGCAGACTTTTACAAAAAACTAAACTTGAACACTAACCCAAATAAAGTAACAGCTGAACAACTAGTCAGAACAGTGGCTAATTTTGTAAAAGATTTGCATTCTGTTGAATTGGATGTTGTAGCACAAAATGTTTTCGGCTCTCTATCTGACCCAAGATGTGTTAAACTCAGACAGTCTGTACAGTACTACATTAACGGAACCAAAGAAGGATTTTTACATTATAAGCCAGTGAAACCAGCTAAAG CTCGCAAATCCGAATCTAAGCAAAATATACCAGTTCAGAAAAATATAGCAGAGGTTCCATCAACAACCTCTGAAGACGATGCTAATTTAGAAACATCACGTTTCGCCTCAGAGACTTTAGAGAGTGAACGTGACAGCTTGCAAGCGTACAAACAAGCAACAGCGAATGCCCAAGCTGCTCCGCAAATCGTAATTGAACCACCAGGAATTCAGGGACATGGAGATGCTGATAATAACCGAACCGATGAAGAACAGA ATAACGGCCATGCCATAAATGGTACTCATAATCTACTGATCAGTTCTTCGAGCTCGAGTAGTAGTTCAACAGCTACATCTCCATCGCATATTACGATAGATTCCACTAAACAATCTGAATCAACAACAAGCATTCCCAGCACTGTTCCGGAAGTTATGCGTACAGCTTCAGAACGACATCAGAAAGGACTGATGTCTCCGCATATATACCAAATTTTGATCGCCGGAGAACTAAAATTGCCAGTTCTGTTAGAGGATGAAAGTCACAAGGAATTCCCATCCATCCACTTGATCTACAGACCTGTGAGGCAAATGGTTTACGCCATTTTGTTCAATGTGCACCACCGCATATACCTCGCCACAAAGAACAAGGAGAAAGGCG aTGCCGCAGGAAAGAATAGAAGACCAGACAAGAAAA ATAACGAAAAAGTGGACGTACCTGACGTCGTGATCAAAGAATGGGTGTGGTCAAAAACGAACTGCTACCAGACACCCGAATTGGTAAAAGCTGAGCAAATTGGATGGGGTGTTCCTACAATACAGCGTTTATGGTTTGG TACAGGGATCGACGACAAACGCCGGAGACTTCGAGGATTCTTAACTTGCCTGAAATCAGACACACCTCTCATGTTGAATCCTTCTTACGTTCCTCAACATTTGTTGGTCATGGCTTGTGTTTTGag GTACGTAATGTGTTTCAACGACAAGGTCAAAATACTGCGACGTCAAGAACTTGATGCATTCATCGCACAAGCTTTCTCCCCGGAACTTATGAATGCTCAGTACCTCCAAGATTTACAG ctaCCTCTGGTCACATCTCGTGGAGTTCAACTAGCGACTCTGTTCATGGCTGGTGTAGAAACTGCATTACTAGCAAATGATGCCTGCGGGGCTCCAATCCCCTGGCTGATGTGTTGCCCTTGGCTCTTCTTTGATGGTAAATTGTTTCACCACACCCTCGCACGTGCTACAATTGCCAAAAACCTTTTGGAGCTATGTGGCGGGGACATTGCAAGAGTTGTGAAAGTTGAGAGAATGCGAAAAGCTGTCTTGGAGGGAATCAACGTTGTCTTTGCTCGCCCCCCACTACCAGTTACCCCCG GCATTCGGGTGTCAGTCCCACAAAATATCCTGCCTGCTGGATGCACCATCAGCGAAGGTCTGGTCCGTGGTCGTGGAACTGGGAACATTGCACAGCGTGGACTGATGCGACGTCCAGTACCATCTAGAGGAGGTCAATTGGAAGTAGCAGGCGTAGTTGTAGGGCAATGGGGCCCTAATTATGGCTCCATGCCACCAGGCCGTCTGCCACAGCCCATCCAAGGTCATACTCGTGGCCGACTTCCACCTCAG GTAACATCTATCGGTGGTCTGAAGTATGGTCTTCCTCGTGGATTTAACCCAATGGGTCGACCAACTTTTCCTACTCGCGGAAATAACAGAAACCAAATTGGtggtcgtggaaaaaaaacccaaatgaag gcaacaaacaaaaagagaaataacAACAGGAAGAATaaggaaaacgaaaagaaagatAGCAGAGGTCGTGGCATTACCGTTGAGGGCGTGACAGGTGAATACGT CGGTTCAGTTTTACCTGTGAATGGCACAAAGGAAACCACTTCAGTACCTGGCCAGTTTGACGATGCGCCAGAAAATGGTAAGCCTGTTGAAAAAGGGCAGGGTGATGCTCCGCTAGTTACAGTGATTccagttgaaaattaa
- the LOC124179530 gene encoding constitutive coactivator of PPAR-gamma-like protein 1 homolog isoform X4, whose protein sequence is MGIQDLQAFLDSNAIQGGSVPVDLLRIARNVAQRQRNRSGKGQQQSPSSKLRLVLDGECCLDRLYGGYFSDWACGGQWNRMVQFLAVLTQATEMSGVELAVFFNGSLESPRRLDWIQQQLKVRIKVNNVLKHITTKGTPPPKIWWTPPVCLRTSLRMALRHLNVAVLCSMDDHHQEVIAYCRENYFNGLIADDAEYAAFDPPRYFSSEQLKLTYKGSLETKEYIISEFTKSLNLPSERLCILTALLGNYLLTEQDLADFYKKLNLNTNPNKVTAEQLVRTVANFVKDLHSVELDVVAQNVFGSLSDPRCVKLRQSVQYYINGTKEGFLHYKPVKPAKARKSESKQNIPVQKNIAEVPSTTSEDDANLETSRFASETLESERDSLQAYKQATANAQAAPQIVIEPPGIQGHGDADNNRTDEEQNNGHAINGTHNLLISSSSSSSSSTATSPSHITIDSTKQSESTTSIPSTVPEVMRTASERHQKGLMSPHIYQILIAGELKLPVLLEDESHKEFPSIHLIYRPVRQMVYAILFNVHHRIYLATKNKEKGDNEKVDVPDVVIKEWVWSKTNCYQTPELVKAEQIGWGVPTIQRLWFGTGIDDKRRRLRGFLTCLKSDTPLMLNPSYVPQHLLVMACVLRYVMCFNDKVKILRRQELDAFIAQAFSPELMNAQYLQDLQLPLVTSRGVQLATLFMAGVETALLANDACGAPIPWLMCCPWLFFDGKLFHHTLARATIAKNLLELCGGDIARVVKVERMRKAVLEGINVVFARPPLPVTPGIRVSVPQNILPAGCTISEGLVRGRGTGNIAQRGLMRRPVPSRGGQLEVAGVVVGQWGPNYGSMPPGRLPQPIQGHTRGRLPPQVTSIGGLKYGLPRGFNPMGRPTFPTRGNNRNQIGGRGKKTQMKATNKKRNNNRKNKENEKKDSRGRGITVEGVTGEYVGSVLPVNGTKETTSVPGQFDDAPENGKPVEKGQGDAPLVTVIPVEN, encoded by the exons ATGGGTATACAAGATTTACAAGCATTTTTGGACAGCAATGCCATTCAAGGTGGCTCGGTACCTGTAGACTTACTGAGAATCGCTCGTAATGTCGCTCAGAGACAACGCAATCGTTCTGGAAAGGGACAACAACAGTCACCATCGTCCAAACTCAGATTAGTTCTTGATGGAGAATGTTGTCTGGACAGATTGTACGGCGGCTATTTCTCAG ACTGGGCTTGCGGTGGTCAATGGAACCGGATGGTACAATTCCTAGCAGTGTTGACACAAGCTACAGAAATGTCTGGAGTAGAGTTGGCTGTGTTTTTCAATGGATCCTTGGAGTCTCCTCGACGCCTTGATTGGATTCAGCAGCAATTGAAAGTTCGAATAAAAGTTAACAAT GTTTTGAAACACATCACGACCAAAGGAACGCCTCCTCCAAAAATTTGGTGGACACCACCAGTCTGTCTACGGACCAGCCTTCGCATGGCACTCCGGCACTTGAATGTTGCAGTG TTGTGCAGCATGGATGATCATCACCAAGAAGTTATCGCCTATTgccgtgaaaattatttcaacggATTGATAGCCGATGATGCCGAATATGCCGCATTTGATCCACCGAGGTATTTTTCGTCGGAACAATTGAAATTAACCTACAAG GGTTCCTTGGAAACAAAAGAATACATCATCTCTGAATTCACAAAGTCGCTCAATCTGCCATCAGAGAGACTTTGCATCTTGACTGCATTGCTCGGCAATTATTTACTTACGGAACAAGATTTAGCAGACTTTTACAAAAAACTAAACTTGAACACTAACCCAAATAAAGTAACAGCTGAACAACTAGTCAGAACAGTGGCTAATTTTGTAAAAGATTTGCATTCTGTTGAATTGGATGTTGTAGCACAAAATGTTTTCGGCTCTCTATCTGACCCAAGATGTGTTAAACTCAGACAGTCTGTACAGTACTACATTAACGGAACCAAAGAAGGATTTTTACATTATAAGCCAGTGAAACCAGCTAAAG CTCGCAAATCCGAATCTAAGCAAAATATACCAGTTCAGAAAAATATAGCAGAGGTTCCATCAACAACCTCTGAAGACGATGCTAATTTAGAAACATCACGTTTCGCCTCAGAGACTTTAGAGAGTGAACGTGACAGCTTGCAAGCGTACAAACAAGCAACAGCGAATGCCCAAGCTGCTCCGCAAATCGTAATTGAACCACCAGGAATTCAGGGACATGGAGATGCTGATAATAACCGAACCGATGAAGAACAGA ATAACGGCCATGCCATAAATGGTACTCATAATCTACTGATCAGTTCTTCGAGCTCGAGTAGTAGTTCAACAGCTACATCTCCATCGCATATTACGATAGATTCCACTAAACAATCTGAATCAACAACAAGCATTCCCAGCACTGTTCCGGAAGTTATGCGTACAGCTTCAGAACGACATCAGAAAGGACTGATGTCTCCGCATATATACCAAATTTTGATCGCCGGAGAACTAAAATTGCCAGTTCTGTTAGAGGATGAAAGTCACAAGGAATTCCCATCCATCCACTTGATCTACAGACCTGTGAGGCAAATGGTTTACGCCATTTTGTTCAATGTGCACCACCGCATATACCTCGCCACAAAGAACAAGGAGAAAGGCG ATAACGAAAAAGTGGACGTACCTGACGTCGTGATCAAAGAATGGGTGTGGTCAAAAACGAACTGCTACCAGACACCCGAATTGGTAAAAGCTGAGCAAATTGGATGGGGTGTTCCTACAATACAGCGTTTATGGTTTGG TACAGGGATCGACGACAAACGCCGGAGACTTCGAGGATTCTTAACTTGCCTGAAATCAGACACACCTCTCATGTTGAATCCTTCTTACGTTCCTCAACATTTGTTGGTCATGGCTTGTGTTTTGag GTACGTAATGTGTTTCAACGACAAGGTCAAAATACTGCGACGTCAAGAACTTGATGCATTCATCGCACAAGCTTTCTCCCCGGAACTTATGAATGCTCAGTACCTCCAAGATTTACAG ctaCCTCTGGTCACATCTCGTGGAGTTCAACTAGCGACTCTGTTCATGGCTGGTGTAGAAACTGCATTACTAGCAAATGATGCCTGCGGGGCTCCAATCCCCTGGCTGATGTGTTGCCCTTGGCTCTTCTTTGATGGTAAATTGTTTCACCACACCCTCGCACGTGCTACAATTGCCAAAAACCTTTTGGAGCTATGTGGCGGGGACATTGCAAGAGTTGTGAAAGTTGAGAGAATGCGAAAAGCTGTCTTGGAGGGAATCAACGTTGTCTTTGCTCGCCCCCCACTACCAGTTACCCCCG GCATTCGGGTGTCAGTCCCACAAAATATCCTGCCTGCTGGATGCACCATCAGCGAAGGTCTGGTCCGTGGTCGTGGAACTGGGAACATTGCACAGCGTGGACTGATGCGACGTCCAGTACCATCTAGAGGAGGTCAATTGGAAGTAGCAGGCGTAGTTGTAGGGCAATGGGGCCCTAATTATGGCTCCATGCCACCAGGCCGTCTGCCACAGCCCATCCAAGGTCATACTCGTGGCCGACTTCCACCTCAG GTAACATCTATCGGTGGTCTGAAGTATGGTCTTCCTCGTGGATTTAACCCAATGGGTCGACCAACTTTTCCTACTCGCGGAAATAACAGAAACCAAATTGGtggtcgtggaaaaaaaacccaaatgaag gcaacaaacaaaaagagaaataacAACAGGAAGAATaaggaaaacgaaaagaaagatAGCAGAGGTCGTGGCATTACCGTTGAGGGCGTGACAGGTGAATACGT CGGTTCAGTTTTACCTGTGAATGGCACAAAGGAAACCACTTCAGTACCTGGCCAGTTTGACGATGCGCCAGAAAATGGTAAGCCTGTTGAAAAAGGGCAGGGTGATGCTCCGCTAGTTACAGTGATTccagttgaaaattaa
- the LOC124179530 gene encoding constitutive coactivator of PPAR-gamma-like protein 1 homolog isoform X3, translating to MGIQDLQAFLDSNAIQGGSVPVDLLRIARNVAQRQRNRSGKGQQQSPSSKLRLVLDGECCLDRLYGGYFSDWACGGQWNRMVQFLAVLTQATEMSGVELAVFFNGSLESPRRLDWIQQQLKVRIKVNNVLKHITTKGTPPPKIWWTPPVCLRTSLRMALRHLNVAVLCSMDDHHQEVIAYCRENYFNGLIADDAEYAAFDPPRYFSSEQLKLTYKGSLETKEYIISEFTKSLNLPSERLCILTALLGNYLLTEQDLADFYKKLNLNTNPNKVTAEQLVRTVANFVKDLHSVELDVVAQNVFGSLSDPRCVKLRQSVQYYINGTKEGFLHYKPVKPAKARKSESKQNIPVQKNIAEVPSTTSEDDANLETSRFASETLESERDSLQAYKQATANAQAAPQIVIEPPGIQGHGDADNNRTDEEQNNGHAINGTHNLLISSSSSSSSSTATSPSHITIDSTKQSESTTSIPSTVPEVMRTASERHQKGLMSPHIYQILIAGELKLPVLLEDESHKEFPSIHLIYRPVRQMVYAILFNVHHRIYLATKNKEKGDNEKVDVPDVVIKEWVWSKTNCYQTPELVKAEQIGWGVPTIQRLWFGTGIDDKRRRLRGFLTCLKSDTPLMLNPSYVPQHLLVMACVLRYVMCFNDKVKILRRQELDAFIAQAFSPELMNAQYLQDLQLPLVTSRGVQLATLFMAGVETALLANDACGAPIPWLMCCPWLFFDGKLFHHTLARATIAKNLLELCGGDIARVVKVERMRKAVLEGINVVFARPPLPVTPDVFPGIRVSVPQNILPAGCTISEGLVRGRGTGNIAQRGLMRRPVPSRGGQLEVAGVVVGQWGPNYGSMPPGRLPQPIQGHTRGRLPPQVTSIGGLKYGLPRGFNPMGRPTFPTRGNNRNQIGGRGKKTQMKATNKKRNNNRKNKENEKKDSRGRGITVEGVTGEYVGSVLPVNGTKETTSVPGQFDDAPENGKPVEKGQGDAPLVTVIPVEN from the exons ATGGGTATACAAGATTTACAAGCATTTTTGGACAGCAATGCCATTCAAGGTGGCTCGGTACCTGTAGACTTACTGAGAATCGCTCGTAATGTCGCTCAGAGACAACGCAATCGTTCTGGAAAGGGACAACAACAGTCACCATCGTCCAAACTCAGATTAGTTCTTGATGGAGAATGTTGTCTGGACAGATTGTACGGCGGCTATTTCTCAG ACTGGGCTTGCGGTGGTCAATGGAACCGGATGGTACAATTCCTAGCAGTGTTGACACAAGCTACAGAAATGTCTGGAGTAGAGTTGGCTGTGTTTTTCAATGGATCCTTGGAGTCTCCTCGACGCCTTGATTGGATTCAGCAGCAATTGAAAGTTCGAATAAAAGTTAACAAT GTTTTGAAACACATCACGACCAAAGGAACGCCTCCTCCAAAAATTTGGTGGACACCACCAGTCTGTCTACGGACCAGCCTTCGCATGGCACTCCGGCACTTGAATGTTGCAGTG TTGTGCAGCATGGATGATCATCACCAAGAAGTTATCGCCTATTgccgtgaaaattatttcaacggATTGATAGCCGATGATGCCGAATATGCCGCATTTGATCCACCGAGGTATTTTTCGTCGGAACAATTGAAATTAACCTACAAG GGTTCCTTGGAAACAAAAGAATACATCATCTCTGAATTCACAAAGTCGCTCAATCTGCCATCAGAGAGACTTTGCATCTTGACTGCATTGCTCGGCAATTATTTACTTACGGAACAAGATTTAGCAGACTTTTACAAAAAACTAAACTTGAACACTAACCCAAATAAAGTAACAGCTGAACAACTAGTCAGAACAGTGGCTAATTTTGTAAAAGATTTGCATTCTGTTGAATTGGATGTTGTAGCACAAAATGTTTTCGGCTCTCTATCTGACCCAAGATGTGTTAAACTCAGACAGTCTGTACAGTACTACATTAACGGAACCAAAGAAGGATTTTTACATTATAAGCCAGTGAAACCAGCTAAAG CTCGCAAATCCGAATCTAAGCAAAATATACCAGTTCAGAAAAATATAGCAGAGGTTCCATCAACAACCTCTGAAGACGATGCTAATTTAGAAACATCACGTTTCGCCTCAGAGACTTTAGAGAGTGAACGTGACAGCTTGCAAGCGTACAAACAAGCAACAGCGAATGCCCAAGCTGCTCCGCAAATCGTAATTGAACCACCAGGAATTCAGGGACATGGAGATGCTGATAATAACCGAACCGATGAAGAACAGA ATAACGGCCATGCCATAAATGGTACTCATAATCTACTGATCAGTTCTTCGAGCTCGAGTAGTAGTTCAACAGCTACATCTCCATCGCATATTACGATAGATTCCACTAAACAATCTGAATCAACAACAAGCATTCCCAGCACTGTTCCGGAAGTTATGCGTACAGCTTCAGAACGACATCAGAAAGGACTGATGTCTCCGCATATATACCAAATTTTGATCGCCGGAGAACTAAAATTGCCAGTTCTGTTAGAGGATGAAAGTCACAAGGAATTCCCATCCATCCACTTGATCTACAGACCTGTGAGGCAAATGGTTTACGCCATTTTGTTCAATGTGCACCACCGCATATACCTCGCCACAAAGAACAAGGAGAAAGGCG ATAACGAAAAAGTGGACGTACCTGACGTCGTGATCAAAGAATGGGTGTGGTCAAAAACGAACTGCTACCAGACACCCGAATTGGTAAAAGCTGAGCAAATTGGATGGGGTGTTCCTACAATACAGCGTTTATGGTTTGG TACAGGGATCGACGACAAACGCCGGAGACTTCGAGGATTCTTAACTTGCCTGAAATCAGACACACCTCTCATGTTGAATCCTTCTTACGTTCCTCAACATTTGTTGGTCATGGCTTGTGTTTTGag GTACGTAATGTGTTTCAACGACAAGGTCAAAATACTGCGACGTCAAGAACTTGATGCATTCATCGCACAAGCTTTCTCCCCGGAACTTATGAATGCTCAGTACCTCCAAGATTTACAG ctaCCTCTGGTCACATCTCGTGGAGTTCAACTAGCGACTCTGTTCATGGCTGGTGTAGAAACTGCATTACTAGCAAATGATGCCTGCGGGGCTCCAATCCCCTGGCTGATGTGTTGCCCTTGGCTCTTCTTTGATGGTAAATTGTTTCACCACACCCTCGCACGTGCTACAATTGCCAAAAACCTTTTGGAGCTATGTGGCGGGGACATTGCAAGAGTTGTGAAAGTTGAGAGAATGCGAAAAGCTGTCTTGGAGGGAATCAACGTTGTCTTTGCTCGCCCCCCACTACCAGTTACCCCCG ATGTTTTTCCAGGCATTCGGGTGTCAGTCCCACAAAATATCCTGCCTGCTGGATGCACCATCAGCGAAGGTCTGGTCCGTGGTCGTGGAACTGGGAACATTGCACAGCGTGGACTGATGCGACGTCCAGTACCATCTAGAGGAGGTCAATTGGAAGTAGCAGGCGTAGTTGTAGGGCAATGGGGCCCTAATTATGGCTCCATGCCACCAGGCCGTCTGCCACAGCCCATCCAAGGTCATACTCGTGGCCGACTTCCACCTCAG GTAACATCTATCGGTGGTCTGAAGTATGGTCTTCCTCGTGGATTTAACCCAATGGGTCGACCAACTTTTCCTACTCGCGGAAATAACAGAAACCAAATTGGtggtcgtggaaaaaaaacccaaatgaag gcaacaaacaaaaagagaaataacAACAGGAAGAATaaggaaaacgaaaagaaagatAGCAGAGGTCGTGGCATTACCGTTGAGGGCGTGACAGGTGAATACGT CGGTTCAGTTTTACCTGTGAATGGCACAAAGGAAACCACTTCAGTACCTGGCCAGTTTGACGATGCGCCAGAAAATGGTAAGCCTGTTGAAAAAGGGCAGGGTGATGCTCCGCTAGTTACAGTGATTccagttgaaaattaa